In one Oncorhynchus nerka isolate Pitt River linkage group LG7, Oner_Uvic_2.0, whole genome shotgun sequence genomic region, the following are encoded:
- the LOC135572594 gene encoding uncharacterized protein LOC135572594 codes for MEDRDGVIELVAQQFVRGSMQVALEQFIHGLNSLGLLEALGNDSDFFRVLFVDPIKPLTAKDLQDLFKVTYSIPGGNRRWLENDTICHWFNWLAEMENVLL; via the exons ATGGAGGACAGGGATGGTGTGATTGAATTGGTGGCTCAACAATTTGTCCGAGGGAGCATGCAGGTGGCCTTGGAGCA GTTCATACATGGTCTCAACTCTCTTGGGCTGCTGGAGGCATTGGGGAACGACTCGGACTTCTTCCGAGTACTCTTTGTTGACCCCATAAAGCCTCTCACTGCCAAGGACCTGCAGGACCTGTTTAAAGTAACCTATTCCATACCTGGCGGCAACCGGCGGTGGTTGGAGAACGACACCATCTGCCACTGGTTCAACTGGCTGGCTGAG ATGGAGAATGTCCTCCTCTAa